The following proteins are co-located in the Micromonospora coriariae genome:
- the deoC gene encoding deoxyribose-phosphate aldolase: MTATTTSARSELSELGRSETALRTFLHGLPGVDQVGAEQRAAQLGTRSIKTTAKAQAIDLAIRMVDLTTLEGADTPGKVRALAAKAVRPDPADPSCPHVGAVCVYPAMVPYVAEVLRGSGVHLASVATAFPSGQAPLEIKLADTRAAVAAGADEIDMVINRSAFLSGRYKEVYDEIVATKEAAGDAHLKVILETGELATYDNVRRASWLAMLAGGDFIKTSTGKVPIAATLPVSLVMLEAVRDFRAATGRQVGVKPAGGIKTTKDAIKYLVMVNETVGADWLDPDWFRFGASSLLNDLLMQRTKLTTGTYSGPDYFTLD; this comes from the coding sequence ATGACGGCGACAACGACGTCGGCCCGGTCGGAGCTCTCCGAGCTGGGACGATCCGAGACCGCTCTGCGGACCTTCCTGCACGGCCTGCCCGGCGTGGACCAGGTCGGCGCGGAGCAGCGGGCGGCGCAGCTCGGCACCCGCTCCATCAAGACCACCGCCAAGGCACAGGCGATCGACCTGGCGATCCGGATGGTGGACCTGACCACCCTCGAAGGGGCGGACACCCCGGGCAAGGTGCGCGCGCTGGCCGCGAAGGCGGTTCGCCCGGACCCGGCCGACCCGTCCTGCCCGCACGTCGGCGCCGTCTGCGTCTACCCCGCGATGGTCCCGTACGTGGCGGAGGTGCTGCGCGGCAGCGGCGTGCACCTGGCCAGCGTGGCGACCGCCTTCCCGTCGGGCCAGGCACCGCTGGAGATCAAGCTCGCCGACACCCGGGCCGCCGTCGCGGCCGGCGCCGACGAGATCGACATGGTGATCAACCGGAGTGCCTTCCTGTCCGGCCGCTACAAGGAGGTCTACGACGAGATCGTGGCCACCAAGGAAGCCGCCGGGGACGCCCACCTCAAGGTGATTCTGGAGACCGGCGAGCTGGCCACCTACGACAACGTGCGCCGGGCCTCCTGGCTGGCGATGTTGGCCGGCGGCGACTTCATCAAGACCTCCACCGGCAAGGTCCCGATCGCCGCGACGCTGCCGGTGAGCCTGGTGATGCTGGAGGCGGTCCGCGACTTCCGGGCCGCCACCGGGCGGCAGGTCGGCGTGAAGCCGGCCGGCGGCATCAAGACCACCAAGGACGCGATCAAGTACCTGGTGATGGTCAACGAAACCGTCGGCGCGGACTGGCTCGACCCGGACTGGTTCCGCTTCGGCGCGTCCAGCCTGCTCAACGACCTGCTGATGCAGCGCACCAAGCTGACGACCGGCACCTACTCCGGTCCCGACTACTTCACACTGGACTGA
- a CDS encoding aldehyde dehydrogenase family protein — MFEYAPAPESRSVVDLKPTYGLFIDGTFVDPTDGGSFKSINPASEEVLAEVAEAGAQDVERAVRAARKAYEKVWGPMPGRDRAKYLFRIARLIQERSRELAVLESLDNGKPIKESRDVDLPLVAAHFFYYAGWADKLEHAGFGANPRPIGVAAQVIPWNFPLLMLAWKIAPALAAGNTVVLKPAETTPLTALLFAEICQQAELPAGVVNIITGAGDTGRALVEHPGVDKVAFTGSTDVGRAIARSVAGTRKKLTLELGGKAANIVFDDAPIDQAVEGIVNGIFFNQGHVCCAGSRLLVQENVADRVLESLKRRMAQLRVGDPLDKNTDIGAINSAAQLERIRELSDAGSAEGAERWSPPCELPDRGFWFAPTIFTGVTQAHRIAREEIFGPVLSVLTFRTPAEAVEKANNTPYGLSAGIWTDKGSRILWMADRLRAGVVWANTFNKFDPTSPFGGYKESGYGREGGRHGLEGYLNV; from the coding sequence ATGTTCGAGTACGCACCCGCCCCCGAGTCCCGCTCGGTGGTGGACCTCAAACCCACCTACGGGCTGTTCATCGACGGCACGTTCGTCGACCCGACCGACGGCGGCAGCTTCAAGTCGATCAACCCCGCCTCCGAGGAGGTGCTGGCCGAGGTCGCTGAGGCCGGCGCGCAGGACGTGGAGCGCGCGGTGCGCGCCGCCCGGAAGGCGTACGAGAAGGTCTGGGGTCCGATGCCGGGCCGGGACCGGGCCAAGTACCTGTTCCGGATCGCCCGACTCATCCAGGAGCGTTCCCGCGAGCTGGCCGTGCTGGAGTCGCTGGACAACGGCAAGCCGATCAAAGAGTCCCGGGACGTCGACCTGCCGCTGGTCGCCGCGCACTTCTTCTACTACGCCGGCTGGGCCGACAAGCTGGAGCATGCCGGTTTCGGGGCGAACCCCCGGCCGATCGGTGTCGCCGCGCAGGTCATCCCGTGGAACTTCCCGCTGCTCATGCTGGCCTGGAAGATCGCTCCGGCGCTGGCCGCCGGCAACACGGTGGTGCTGAAGCCGGCCGAGACCACCCCGCTGACCGCGCTGCTCTTCGCCGAGATCTGCCAGCAGGCCGAGCTGCCGGCCGGCGTGGTCAACATCATCACCGGAGCCGGCGACACCGGCCGGGCGCTGGTTGAGCACCCCGGCGTGGACAAGGTGGCCTTCACCGGCTCCACCGACGTCGGGCGGGCCATCGCCCGGTCGGTCGCCGGCACCCGCAAGAAGCTCACGCTGGAGCTGGGTGGCAAGGCCGCCAACATCGTCTTCGACGACGCACCGATCGACCAGGCGGTCGAGGGGATCGTCAACGGCATCTTCTTCAACCAGGGGCACGTCTGCTGCGCCGGCTCCCGGCTGCTGGTCCAGGAGAACGTGGCCGACCGGGTGCTGGAGTCGCTGAAGCGGCGGATGGCCCAGCTTCGGGTCGGCGACCCACTGGACAAGAACACCGACATCGGCGCGATCAACTCCGCCGCCCAGTTGGAGCGGATCCGCGAGCTGTCCGACGCCGGCTCCGCCGAGGGCGCCGAACGCTGGTCGCCGCCGTGCGAGCTGCCCGACCGCGGCTTCTGGTTCGCGCCGACCATCTTTACCGGCGTCACCCAGGCGCACCGGATCGCCCGCGAGGAGATCTTCGGCCCGGTGCTGTCGGTGCTCACCTTCCGCACCCCGGCCGAGGCCGTGGAGAAGGCCAACAACACGCCGTACGGGCTCTCGGCGGGGATCTGGACCGACAAGGGTTCCCGGATCCTCTGGATGGCCGACCGGCTGCGCGCCGGGGTCGTCTGGGCCAACACGTTCAACAAGTTCGACCCCACCTCGCCGTTCGGCGGCTACAAGGAGTCGGGCTACGGTCGCGAGGGCGGCCGGCACGGGCTGGAGGGGTACCTCAATGTCTGA
- a CDS encoding aldehyde dehydrogenase family protein, which translates to MSERVAVRKTYKLFIGGKFPRSESGRSYLVQSSNVSLASRKDARDAVVAARAAVKGWAGATAYNRGQILYRAAEMLEGRREQFVALGVPGDEVDAAVDRWVWYAGWADKLAQVYGGANPVAGPYFNISAPEPTGVVAVVAPERPALLGLVSVIAPAIVTGNTVVVAASATEPLAAVTLAEVLATSDLPGGVVNILTGRITETAPTLAAHMDVNAIDLSGVTDAELAADLEVKAAENLKRVLRPASADHDWSADPGVVRMTTLLETKTVWHPKGV; encoded by the coding sequence ATGTCTGAGCGGGTCGCGGTACGCAAGACGTACAAGCTCTTCATCGGCGGGAAGTTCCCGCGCAGCGAGTCGGGACGGTCGTATCTCGTGCAGTCCTCGAATGTGTCACTGGCCTCCCGCAAGGACGCCCGGGACGCGGTGGTCGCCGCCCGCGCCGCCGTGAAGGGCTGGGCCGGAGCGACCGCGTACAACCGGGGTCAGATCCTCTACCGTGCCGCCGAGATGCTGGAGGGCCGCCGCGAGCAGTTCGTCGCCCTCGGCGTGCCCGGCGACGAGGTGGACGCGGCGGTGGACCGCTGGGTCTGGTACGCCGGCTGGGCCGACAAGCTCGCCCAGGTGTACGGCGGGGCCAACCCGGTCGCCGGGCCGTACTTCAACATCTCCGCGCCCGAGCCGACCGGCGTGGTCGCGGTGGTCGCACCGGAGCGCCCGGCGCTGCTCGGCCTGGTCAGCGTGATCGCCCCGGCGATCGTCACCGGCAACACGGTGGTGGTGGCGGCGTCGGCGACCGAGCCGCTGGCGGCGGTGACGCTGGCCGAGGTGCTGGCCACGTCCGACCTGCCCGGCGGGGTGGTGAACATCCTCACCGGCCGGATCACCGAGACCGCGCCGACGCTGGCCGCGCACATGGACGTCAACGCGATCGACCTCAGCGGGGTCACCGACGCCGAGTTGGCGGCCGACCTGGAGGTCAAGGCGGCGGAGAACCTGAAGCGGGTGCTCCGTCCGGCCTCGGCCGACCACGACTGGTCCGCCGATCCCGGGGTGGTGCGGATGACGACGCTGTTGGAGACGAAGACGGTGTGGCACCCCAAGGGGGTGTGA
- a CDS encoding BlaI/MecI/CopY family transcriptional regulator, whose translation MTRLGDLERAVMDVLWDVVPGTSDGVTVREVADALDGRELAYTTVMTVLDRLAGKGMVQREREGRAWRYRPAASREAHIAQLMLDALDLGGSRDAALVRFARSVTGTEAEVLRAALGSEAGLAGPGSTEAGAGAELTDRVDGPAGRRPAGEAAER comes from the coding sequence GTGACTCGGTTGGGCGATCTTGAGCGTGCGGTTATGGACGTGCTGTGGGACGTGGTCCCGGGCACGTCGGACGGGGTGACCGTGCGCGAGGTGGCCGACGCGCTCGACGGCCGCGAGCTGGCGTACACCACGGTGATGACCGTGCTGGACCGGCTCGCCGGCAAGGGGATGGTGCAGCGGGAGCGGGAGGGCCGCGCCTGGCGGTACCGGCCGGCGGCCAGCCGTGAGGCGCACATCGCCCAGCTCATGCTCGACGCGCTCGACCTGGGCGGCAGCCGCGACGCGGCGCTGGTGCGCTTCGCCCGCTCGGTGACCGGCACCGAGGCCGAGGTGCTGCGCGCGGCCCTGGGGAGCGAGGCCGGGCTGGCCGGGCCGGGCTCGACCGAGGCCGGTGCCGGTGCCGAGTTGACCGATCGGGTGGACGGGCCGGCGGGCCGACGGCCGGCCGGCGAGGCAGCGGAGCGGTAG
- a CDS encoding M56 family metallopeptidase — MAYAVHFAATMLACYLTAQVLAHSTWTWRSPRVAIVCWQAVGLALGLSAMGLPMALGVAAYDLPTGSALLALATDLAHGTLPVGVTAFHLAGVGVGFGIGAVLVTTTVRSIHGTLRAQRRHRDLLTLVARNDPAAPGALVLDHPSAAAYCLPGVKPQVVVSAGTLSLLDRAELAAVLSHERAHANERHDLVLLPFTALCRALPWFRWVRDAHERVALLVEMRADDKARELHAEAPLAGALRRFAAAGHRITPAGALGMGDRDLDVRVQRLLVSDRPPRVLGATALAVATMLVALPITLFLS; from the coding sequence ATGGCCTACGCCGTGCACTTCGCCGCCACCATGCTGGCCTGCTATCTGACCGCTCAGGTGCTGGCCCACTCCACCTGGACCTGGCGCAGCCCCCGGGTGGCGATCGTGTGCTGGCAGGCGGTCGGGTTGGCGCTGGGCCTCTCGGCGATGGGCCTGCCGATGGCGCTCGGGGTGGCCGCCTACGACCTGCCGACCGGGAGCGCGCTGCTCGCCCTGGCCACCGACCTCGCCCACGGCACGCTGCCGGTCGGGGTGACAGCCTTCCACCTGGCCGGCGTGGGAGTGGGCTTCGGCATCGGCGCGGTGCTGGTCACCACGACCGTGCGCAGCATCCACGGCACGTTGCGCGCCCAGCGTCGGCACCGGGACCTGCTCACCCTGGTCGCCCGGAACGACCCGGCCGCGCCCGGCGCGCTGGTGCTGGACCATCCGAGCGCGGCCGCGTACTGCCTGCCGGGGGTGAAGCCGCAGGTGGTGGTCAGCGCGGGCACGCTGAGTCTGCTGGACCGGGCCGAGCTCGCGGCGGTGCTCAGCCACGAGCGTGCGCACGCCAACGAGCGGCACGACCTGGTGCTGTTGCCGTTCACCGCGCTCTGCCGCGCGTTGCCGTGGTTCCGCTGGGTCCGGGACGCGCACGAGCGGGTCGCCCTGCTGGTCGAGATGCGTGCCGACGACAAGGCGCGCGAGCTGCACGCCGAGGCGCCGCTGGCGGGCGCGCTGCGCCGGTTCGCCGCCGCGGGTCACCGGATCACCCCGGCCGGCGCGCTGGGTATGGGCGACCGCGACCTGGACGTACGCGTGCAGCGGCTGCTGGTGAGCGACCGGCCGCCGCGGGTGCTCGGGGCCACCGCTCTCGCGGTCGCCACCATGCTGGTCGCGCTCCCGATCACCCTCTTTCTGAGCTGA
- a CDS encoding cytochrome ubiquinol oxidase subunit I, whose product MDTLLLARLQFATTTSIHFLFVVVTLGLVTLLVGMQTAWVLTGNPKWERLTRYWGQLYVINYVLGIATGIVMEFQFGLNWSGLSRYVGNVFGAPLAIETLVAFFLESTFLGMWIFGWHRLRKGVHLALLWGVALTAYASAFWIMVANSWLQHPVGYEVRDGIAHLTDFGALLTNPTLGMAFGHVVSAALLVGGMLMAAVSAWHLIRRTPDFVLFRTSLRIGLVTAALAITLVQGFGFAQFGPVGEVQPTKFGQGPEAQELITEWTARFGPGDYTPPVLANVGLGFMILIGFTLGCVWLLLPLLFRDWIIRLRFPLWLVLLALPLPFVAVILGWIAREVGRQPWVAYGLLPTDQAVSPVGAPVMLASLIGFSLLLGTLAVTNWVLLARHAAGGAGDPPLGRPPAAANEPAHPEPALA is encoded by the coding sequence ATGGACACCCTGCTCCTCGCCCGCCTGCAGTTCGCCACCACCACGTCGATCCACTTCCTGTTCGTGGTCGTCACGCTCGGGCTGGTCACCCTGCTGGTCGGGATGCAGACCGCCTGGGTGCTCACCGGCAACCCGAAGTGGGAGCGGCTCACCCGGTACTGGGGCCAGCTCTACGTGATCAACTACGTGCTGGGCATCGCCACCGGCATCGTGATGGAGTTCCAGTTCGGGCTGAACTGGAGCGGCCTGTCGCGCTACGTCGGCAACGTCTTCGGCGCGCCGCTGGCCATCGAGACACTTGTGGCGTTCTTCCTGGAGTCCACCTTCCTCGGGATGTGGATCTTCGGCTGGCACCGGCTCCGCAAGGGCGTCCACCTCGCGCTGCTCTGGGGCGTGGCGCTCACCGCGTACGCCTCGGCGTTCTGGATCATGGTGGCGAACTCCTGGCTCCAGCACCCGGTCGGGTACGAGGTGCGCGACGGCATCGCCCACCTCACCGACTTCGGCGCGCTGCTCACCAATCCCACCCTCGGCATGGCGTTCGGGCACGTGGTCTCGGCCGCGCTGCTGGTCGGCGGGATGCTGATGGCGGCCGTCAGCGCCTGGCACCTGATCCGGCGCACCCCGGACTTCGTGCTCTTCCGCACGTCGCTGCGGATCGGCCTGGTCACCGCGGCGCTGGCGATCACCCTGGTGCAGGGCTTCGGGTTCGCGCAGTTCGGGCCGGTCGGCGAGGTGCAGCCGACCAAGTTCGGCCAGGGCCCGGAAGCCCAGGAACTGATCACCGAGTGGACGGCGCGGTTCGGCCCCGGCGACTACACCCCACCCGTGCTGGCCAACGTCGGGCTGGGCTTCATGATCCTGATCGGCTTCACGCTCGGCTGCGTCTGGCTGCTGCTCCCGCTGCTCTTCCGGGACTGGATCATCCGGCTGCGCTTCCCGCTCTGGCTGGTCCTGCTCGCCCTGCCGCTGCCGTTCGTGGCGGTGATCCTCGGCTGGATCGCCCGGGAGGTCGGCCGCCAGCCCTGGGTGGCGTACGGGCTGCTCCCCACCGATCAGGCGGTCTCCCCGGTCGGCGCACCGGTGATGCTCGCCTCACTGATCGGCTTCAGCCTGCTGCTGGGCACCCTCGCCGTCACCAACTGGGTGCTGCTCGCCCGGCACGCGGCCGGCGGCGCGGGCGACCCGCCGCTCGGCCGCCCGCCGGCAGCGGCAAACGAGCCGGCTCACCCCGAACCCGCCCTGGCCTGA
- a CDS encoding cytochrome d ubiquinol oxidase subunit II, whose protein sequence is MDLAWYALLGLFFGAYLVLAGYDYGVGLLLARGGGPAGRRAALTALGPFFLGNEVWLVAAVGILFGAFPVLEGELLSGCYPAVAGALAGVVLVTAGVQLRSRPTDERIRARWDRVVVVGSVLAALGWGVLLAALLQGVPRAADGHVVGVSHLATPFAAAAGLAMVALVAVHGATFLTLRLPTADAAVVGRSARRLVPVALTAVALATVVGLLSARVRDAVQRPAVAVLLPLLLAAALLLARAALDRRRPGWALVATGAALALPVALVGAALWPYVLVSTTDPGASLTVADAAASAPTLRLLGWVALPLLPALLGFQAMCWWVFRGRTDGRAPVYW, encoded by the coding sequence GTGGACCTCGCCTGGTACGCCCTGCTCGGCCTCTTCTTCGGCGCCTACCTGGTGCTCGCCGGCTACGACTACGGCGTCGGGCTGCTGCTCGCCCGCGGCGGTGGCCCGGCCGGACGACGGGCCGCGCTCACCGCGCTCGGCCCGTTCTTCCTCGGCAACGAGGTCTGGCTGGTGGCCGCCGTGGGCATCCTCTTCGGAGCCTTTCCGGTACTGGAGGGCGAACTGCTCTCCGGGTGCTACCCGGCGGTCGCCGGCGCGCTGGCCGGTGTGGTCCTGGTGACCGCCGGAGTGCAACTGCGCAGCCGGCCGACCGACGAGCGGATCCGGGCCCGCTGGGACCGGGTGGTGGTGGTCGGCAGCGTGCTCGCCGCGCTGGGCTGGGGCGTGCTGCTGGCCGCGCTGCTGCAGGGCGTGCCCCGCGCGGCCGACGGGCACGTCGTCGGGGTGTCGCATCTGGCCACCCCGTTCGCGGCCGCCGCCGGGCTGGCCATGGTCGCTCTGGTCGCGGTGCATGGTGCGACGTTCCTCACCCTGCGACTGCCGACCGCCGACGCCGCAGTGGTCGGCCGGTCGGCCCGCCGGCTGGTGCCGGTGGCGCTCACCGCGGTCGCCCTGGCCACCGTCGTAGGGCTGCTCTCCGCCCGGGTACGCGACGCCGTCCAGCGGCCGGCGGTGGCCGTACTGCTGCCGCTGCTGCTGGCGGCGGCGCTACTGCTGGCCCGCGCGGCGTTGGACCGGCGGCGGCCGGGATGGGCCCTGGTCGCCACCGGCGCGGCTCTGGCGCTGCCGGTGGCGCTGGTCGGCGCGGCCCTCTGGCCCTACGTGCTGGTGTCCACGACGGACCCGGGCGCCTCGCTGACGGTGGCCGACGCCGCCGCCAGCGCGCCGACGCTGCGGCTACTCGGCTGGGTGGCGCTGCCGCTGCTGCCGGCCCTACTAGGCTTCCAGGCGATGTGTTGGTGGGTTTTCCGGGGACGGACCGACGGCAGGGCACCGGTGTACTGGTGA
- the cydD gene encoding thiol reductant ABC exporter subunit CydD, whose amino-acid sequence MNRRPFDPRLLRRVPAARRDLAVLVVLGVLAAGLIVAQATALAAVLATAVDGRLDRPALAGFAVAVAARSALVWAQGTVSARVAATVKAALRADLLGAVGRHGPGWVAGQRAGQLATLAGRGLDALDAYFTGYLPQLVLSVTVPVAVLARVVFADWGSAVIIALTLPLIPVFGALLGWQAQAATERQWRRLALLGGHFLDMVAGLPTLRAFGRARAQTEVVRRMADGHRVATMKTLRIAFLSALVLELVATLSVALVAVPVGIRLLGGGLALQTALLVLLLTPEAYLPLRAAGSRFHASMEGLTALDEALTISAAPAAPRAAEGAAIPDGRGEIRFESVTVAYERTTALRDVTLTVRPGQRIAIIGPSGAGKSTLLGLLLGFVTPTSGRITVDGVDLAAADPDAWRRQLAWVPQRAHLFAASLADNIRLGAPDTPPDALASAVHDAALDDVVAGLPDGLETVLGERGHGLSSGQRQRVALARAFLRDAPVVLLDEPTARLDTAAEAVVLDATRRLVAGRTALLVAHRPALLADADRILRIEDGRVTELTPEPTGKVAR is encoded by the coding sequence GTGAACCGCCGTCCCTTCGACCCGCGACTGCTGCGCCGGGTCCCCGCGGCCCGGCGCGACCTCGCCGTGCTCGTCGTGCTCGGCGTGCTCGCCGCCGGGTTGATCGTGGCGCAGGCCACCGCGCTGGCAGCGGTGCTGGCCACCGCCGTCGACGGCCGCCTGGACCGGCCTGCGCTGGCCGGCTTCGCGGTGGCGGTCGCCGCCCGTTCGGCACTGGTCTGGGCGCAGGGCACGGTCTCGGCGCGGGTAGCCGCCACGGTCAAGGCCGCGCTGCGGGCCGACCTGCTCGGCGCGGTGGGCCGGCACGGGCCGGGTTGGGTTGCCGGGCAACGGGCCGGCCAACTCGCCACGCTGGCCGGGCGCGGCCTGGACGCGCTGGACGCGTACTTCACCGGGTACCTGCCCCAGCTGGTGCTCAGCGTGACGGTGCCGGTGGCGGTGCTCGCCCGGGTCGTCTTCGCCGACTGGGGCTCCGCGGTGATCATCGCGCTGACCCTGCCGCTGATTCCGGTCTTCGGCGCGCTGCTCGGCTGGCAGGCGCAGGCCGCCACGGAGCGGCAGTGGCGCCGACTCGCCCTGCTGGGCGGGCACTTCCTGGACATGGTCGCCGGGCTGCCCACGCTGCGGGCGTTCGGCCGGGCCCGGGCGCAGACCGAGGTGGTCCGCCGGATGGCCGACGGGCACCGGGTCGCCACCATGAAGACACTGCGGATCGCGTTCCTCTCCGCGCTGGTGCTGGAGCTGGTCGCCACCCTCTCCGTGGCCCTGGTCGCGGTGCCGGTCGGCATCCGGCTGCTCGGCGGGGGGCTGGCCCTGCAGACCGCGCTGCTGGTGCTGCTGCTCACCCCGGAGGCGTACCTGCCGCTGCGGGCCGCCGGCAGCCGCTTCCACGCCAGCATGGAGGGGCTCACCGCGCTGGACGAGGCGCTCACCATCTCCGCCGCGCCCGCCGCACCCCGGGCCGCCGAGGGCGCGGCCATCCCGGACGGGCGGGGCGAGATCCGCTTCGAGTCGGTGACAGTGGCGTACGAGCGGACCACCGCGCTGCGCGACGTGACGCTTACCGTCCGGCCCGGTCAGCGGATCGCCATCATCGGGCCCAGCGGCGCCGGCAAGAGCACCCTGCTCGGCCTGCTGCTCGGCTTCGTGACCCCGACCAGCGGCCGGATCACCGTGGACGGGGTCGACCTGGCCGCCGCCGACCCTGATGCCTGGCGCCGCCAGCTCGCCTGGGTGCCGCAGCGGGCCCACCTCTTCGCCGCCTCGCTGGCCGACAACATCCGGCTCGGCGCACCGGACACCCCGCCCGACGCGCTCGCCAGCGCCGTACACGACGCGGCCCTGGACGACGTGGTGGCCGGCCTGCCGGATGGGCTGGAGACGGTGCTCGGTGAGCGTGGGCACGGCCTCTCCAGCGGGCAGCGGCAACGGGTGGCCCTGGCCCGGGCGTTCCTGCGGGACGCCCCGGTGGTGCTGCTCGACGAGCCCACCGCCCGACTCGACACCGCAGCCGAGGCGGTGGTGCTCGACGCCACCCGCCGGCTGGTCGCCGGGCGGACCGCGCTGCTGGTCGCGCACCGGCCGGCGCTGCTGGCCGACGCCGACCGGATCCTGCGGATCGAGGACGGCCGGGTCACCGAGCTGACGCCCGAGCCGACCGGGAAGGTGGCCCGATGA
- the cydC gene encoding thiol reductant ABC exporter subunit CydC, whose protein sequence is MNAASEPLAGGRGPLDEPPEPLVDAVPTGRATAERTVLRLARPYLGRLVGAGLLAAATEFAGLALMATATWLLMSAAGRPPLDRLTVAIVAVRALAISRGVFRYTERLAGHDAVLRMITDVRARVFASLAARRTAAHRSGDVLSRLVSDVEAVQDLLLRVLVPGSAAALVGVLAVAGAALISPPAAGVLTAGLLVAGVALPALATAVTRRNAAEVAPLRGALATDAIDLTHGAADLAAFGATDAALHAAEQRAGRMARLERRLAATGFAVDAAGVLVAGLTAAAVVLAALAADVPGVLVGVLAVGTLAAVEVTLALVSAARQWTQLRPGLTRVAALLDVDLPTAPRAAADPGANGTGGPDRSGAHELRFAEVTVRYRAGAAPALDRVSLDLPAGRRIAVVGPSGAGKSTLAAVLTGAVRPTSGRVTLDGRDLSAYAEEELPRAVGGLLAEAYVFHATVRENLLLGRAGASDEELIAATSAAGLLEWVHAQPAGWDTLVGEEGGQLSGGQRQRLALARALLAAPPVLVLDEPTEGLDPTAADAVLASALGATPVGHSVLLISHRLSGLAELDEIVVLDGGRVIQRGRHAELVTAPGWYRDQWLLQAAAERGYLALTP, encoded by the coding sequence ATGAACGCCGCATCCGAGCCGCTGGCCGGCGGGCGGGGCCCACTGGACGAGCCACCGGAACCGCTGGTCGACGCGGTGCCGACCGGGCGGGCGACCGCCGAGCGGACGGTGCTGCGCCTGGCCCGGCCGTACCTGGGCCGGCTGGTGGGCGCGGGTCTGCTCGCCGCCGCCACCGAGTTCGCCGGGCTCGCCCTGATGGCCACCGCCACCTGGCTGTTGATGAGCGCCGCCGGCCGGCCACCGCTGGACCGGCTCACAGTGGCGATCGTCGCGGTCCGGGCGCTGGCGATCAGCCGGGGCGTGTTCCGCTACACCGAACGGCTCGCCGGGCACGACGCGGTCCTCCGCATGATCACCGACGTCCGGGCCCGGGTCTTCGCCAGCCTCGCCGCCCGCCGCACCGCCGCGCACCGTTCGGGGGACGTGCTGAGCCGGCTGGTCTCCGACGTCGAGGCGGTGCAGGACCTCCTGCTGCGGGTGTTGGTGCCGGGCTCGGCGGCGGCACTGGTCGGAGTGCTGGCGGTGGCCGGGGCGGCGCTGATCTCGCCGCCGGCCGCCGGTGTGCTCACCGCCGGGCTGCTCGTCGCCGGGGTGGCGTTGCCCGCGCTGGCCACCGCGGTCACCAGGCGCAACGCGGCGGAGGTGGCCCCACTGCGCGGCGCGCTGGCCACCGACGCGATCGACCTCACCCACGGCGCCGCCGACCTGGCCGCGTTCGGCGCGACCGACGCCGCCCTGCACGCCGCCGAGCAGCGGGCCGGCCGGATGGCCCGGCTGGAACGCCGCCTCGCCGCCACCGGGTTCGCCGTCGACGCGGCCGGGGTGCTGGTCGCCGGGCTGACCGCCGCCGCGGTGGTGCTGGCCGCGCTGGCCGCGGACGTGCCGGGCGTGCTGGTCGGCGTACTGGCCGTCGGCACCCTGGCGGCCGTCGAGGTGACGCTGGCCCTGGTCTCGGCGGCCCGGCAGTGGACCCAGCTGCGGCCCGGCCTGACCCGGGTGGCCGCCCTACTCGACGTGGACCTGCCGACTGCCCCGCGCGCCGCCGCGGATCCCGGCGCGAATGGCACCGGTGGCCCGGACCGGAGCGGCGCGCACGAGCTGCGCTTCGCCGAGGTGACCGTGCGGTACCGGGCCGGCGCCGCGCCCGCGCTCGACCGGGTGAGCCTGGACCTGCCCGCCGGGCGGCGAATCGCGGTGGTCGGCCCGAGCGGGGCCGGCAAGAGCACACTGGCCGCCGTGCTGACCGGCGCGGTCCGGCCCACGTCCGGCCGGGTCACGCTGGACGGTCGCGACCTGTCGGCGTACGCCGAGGAGGAGCTGCCCCGCGCGGTCGGTGGGCTGCTCGCCGAGGCGTACGTCTTCCACGCCACGGTGCGGGAGAACCTGCTGCTCGGCCGTGCCGGGGCCAGCGACGAGGAGCTGATCGCGGCGACCTCCGCCGCTGGCCTGCTGGAGTGGGTGCACGCCCAGCCGGCCGGATGGGACACGCTGGTCGGCGAGGAGGGCGGTCAGCTCTCCGGCGGCCAGCGGCAGCGACTCGCGCTCGCCCGGGCTCTGCTCGCCGCGCCGCCGGTGCTGGTGCTCGACGAGCCCACCGAGGGGCTGGACCCGACCGCCGCCGACGCCGTGCTCGCCTCCGCCCTGGGCGCCACCCCGGTCGGGCACTCGGTACTCCTGATCAGTCACCGGCTCAGCGGGCTGGCCGAGCTGGACGAGATCGTCGTCCTCGACGGCGGCCGGGTGATCCAGCGCGGCCGGCACGCCGAGCTGGTCACCGCGCCCGGCTGGTACCGGGACCAGTGGCTGCTCCAGGCGGCGGCCGAACGCGGGTACCTGGCTCTGACCCCCTGA